The following nucleotide sequence is from Salvia miltiorrhiza cultivar Shanhuang (shh) chromosome 7, IMPLAD_Smil_shh, whole genome shotgun sequence.
TCTTCAACCAATTATGTGCTTCAATATAATTACCAGGAGTAAGTGCTATAGCCTGTTTCCAATACTCAGCAGCTTGATCAAACCAAGCCTCCGTAATTTCAGAATCGCCCTGGTGAATGGCCTGTTCTCCCCGGTCGGAAAAGGTGGATTAATTCCTTCCCTTAGAACCGTACTTGAGagttttcctatatatatatatatatatatatatatatatatatatatatatatatagggtgtggttctagagagaactacattatttgtgagaacgggagaaccatcaaatctaatgcattcactgtaaaaattaatgcattcgctgttaaaattaatgcactcaaaaaaataaaaaaaattgctccattcaggattcgaacccaggatctgcattcatccaacaagatgatgtatccaccgtagatcttgatgatcgaatggctgaaaatgattctccgttctttttttatttatggttctttcctgaaactctccctatatatatatatatatatatatatatatatatatatatatatatataggaaaaagttatactaagaatgctatctttcgtgagaaatgagaatgattgaataagccagtatatagtatataatgttgaataagctacttgtaatgactgaataacgaaattcaattaattagatataatTTTCGCTCTCTCCATGATTCAAACCCATGTAAAAATgttatgcagtcattacaagcagcttatgcaacactatatactggcttattcaatcattctcatttctcacgaaagatagcattcttagtataactcatccctatatatatatatatatatatatatagggtcaagttaaacagagaattattatatatttcattttgatcaagtctatacattttacgaacagatcaacataactaacgaacagacgtatttagtaaaaaaaaaagaaaaactcgccaccagcaggattcgaacccggagcaaattgctgttcatgcgatACATTGATTagttcgtaaaaattgtagatctgttcatttttatttcacgaattctctattctctaaatatttagcattatctgtttaacttttctctctctctctctctctatatatatatatatatatatatatatatatatatatatatataagagagagagagagagagagagagagagagaaatgttatgctacatacttTATAtgagcaccactcacgtttaATTCTCATTAGCATtgtcttttttattttgggcatttatttttattctaatacatcatatattgttattgagatcattaattttacaAATCGCATAAAAATCAAGTccgatttgttttttttattaatagtttaaagttaaagggaatatgaacaaatcaaACCTTGATTTGTATGcgatttataaaattaatgatctcaataacaatatatgatgaattagaataaaaataaattcttaaaataaaaaagacaaCACTAACATGGGTtaaacgtgagtggtgctcacataaggtatgtagcataatatttctctatctctctctctctatatatatatataggggcacgCTCCAATGatatgagaccccctatttttcgtgtaacatgaggacaatgaataagacatataatactaatgaacaagacgtatatctaacgaacaaggtgtatatactgataaaaaataaaatttaaaaaattaataatgaataagacatatataatGATGAACAAGGcattatatactgatgaacaatacagtatatactgatgaataataaaatttaaaatattctgctccctccaggattcgaaccctgcgaaaaaaaatcaccctccaaatCCAATATCAGCCAtcggattgatgaaataaatgcACTAGATTGTGCCCTAGATCTAGGGTTGCCACCGGttcaggaaccgccggttccgggcccggaccggcggttcaggttcaaaaatttcatgaacctgaaccggcccgcctAAAATTTGAAGGGCCGATTTTctgaccctgaaccggcggttcacgggcttttccttttttttaattttttttgtattcttttttatgaaattaaataatttgtcatgaaatttcaaaaatttttactttacaagtgttgaaaaatttcaaaattattaaagttaagtattatattattaaaattattcaaaattttcaaaaattattcaaatttcaaaatttgtaggttattatattatttaagatttttaagttgagtaatttcaaaattattaaagttaagtatatatatacgcaaaattttaaaaatacaacatatatttataagttattatataagttatatatttataagtttttttttttgacatttggGTGAGGGGGAGCAATGAGGTTTGATCCCTagaccttataagttataagttatatatttataaattataagttatatattacatgaatataagttatatatttataagttaagttgaatcccacattgaaaaatgtaggatatgaatttgatttaaaaaaaaaataaaaattcggcTGGAACCGGCGATTCAGGGTCGAATATATGTGAACCTAAATCGGCCCTTAATGTTtggcggttcggccctgaatcggcccggtggtcaacggtccgggccagaaccgttgaccaccgggccggttcagggtcgaaccgccggttccggttgGCCCTTGGCACCACtacctagatctcactaaagttagagggtctcattggagcggccccctatatatatatatatatatatacatatatgaccATTCTCATTGGAACCATTcacaaatacacacacacacacacacacttacaCACATATATAGGGAGTCATTTAAGTAAaaatcactaaataaaataagaacgaatAACTATTTTTAGCCCTTCAATCACCGATATCAACAgtgaatgcatcatcttgatggatgaatgcatCACATGAATTGGTTCTAGTGAGAACTACAATTTTCGTAATAATGCGAGCCATTAAAATTACTGCATTtgctgtaaaaattaatgcatcagCAGCTAAATTTACTACactcgaaaaataaaatttttgtttcattcaggattcgaacttaggtgctgcattcatccatcaaaatGATACATCTACCGTAAATCTTGATAGAAGAGTTGAAAATAAAGACGGAGAACtattatcaattaattgaataccGTTATTAAGTTATTACAAACAATTTATACAACACTATATATATTTCTCATGGAAAATAGCATTTTCactaacctaaccctatatatatatatatatatatatatatatatatatatatatatatatatatatatataccctatatatatatatatagggtgtggttctagagagaactacattatttgtgagaacgtgagaaccatcaaatctaatgcatttactgtaaaaattaatgcattcgctgttaaaattaatgcactcaaaaaaattaaaaaaattgctcccttcaagattcgaacccagaatctgcattcatccaacaagatgatgcatccaccgtagatcttgatgatcgaatggctgaaaatgattctccgCTCTTTTTTTAtctatggttctttcctgaacctctccctatatatcaTTCGATGTTgtctttttcctttctcacaTAGGAGGGGATAGTCGTAGACTCGTAATCctacaaaattaaacttaaaattccCCCGTTGTATAATAAACTCATTTATTTGAATACATAGAATACATTAAAACAacgatatatatatagggagaggttcaaataagaaccactaaataaaattagaacagagaaccattttaaaccattcgatcatcaagatctacggtggatgcatcatcttggtggatgaatgcagatcctgggttcgaatcctgaagggagcaaaaaaattattattttcggatgcattaaatttaatagcgaatgcattaatttatatagtagatgcattgattttaatggttcttatgttctcacgataagtgtggttctcactataaccgtatcatacatatatatatatatatatatatatatatatatatataggggagggatcCATGAAGAATAAGTGATtaatagagaatagagaattgaTATCTACCATTCGATCTCTCAAATCTGACGGCTTGTGATTttcagcaaaaaaaaaaaaaaaaaacggatcTAATTAATTACAGCCGAGATTTTACATATGTTGGGGGTTATTTAGGAATTTACAGGATGATGTAAATCTGGAAGATTTTCCACATCCCAAAATTCACGCTCTAACTCCTTCTTCCTCAGGTCATTCGAAAAAAAAGGGGCTAAAGCTACCCATATTTTCTGCAAATTGAAGACCACCGAACATATTTCACCTTTCTATTCCAGCAAATCGAACGAGGTCTGTTCGAAAAGGAAACCAAACTCGACTTCCGATTCCGTCAAATCGAAGAAGGTTAGTTCGAAATTTTTTGGTTGCTCTGTGGGAAATAGTACCATGGAAATAGAGGATGAAAATGGTAGAAAGCAGCGAAGAAGAAGATGATTTCCCCTCCATGGAAAGCGTCACGCCTCAGTCCAATTTCTCGCGTtgactgtttttttttttgttggtgtTGCATGTTTCCACTTGAAAATTTTCGAAAGGATTGTGTTAGAAATGatgatgttataaatcttcatGTTTCCTCATCAATTTGTAGTTGGgaatgtattttttttcctcttGCTCTCTGGTATGGGGGTGGATGGATTTCATTTGGATGCACTATGTTTAGAATTTTGTCACGAAAATTATCCATTCAAACTAGAAACACTACAAAATTTGTTATGTTTGCTACCAAATGCTAGTACTTAATTTTCTTGTAATATTGCTTGTGGTTATGCTCATGGTCTTGCGAGTCTTTTTTAGAGTGATGTGAATACTTATTCTTTCCCATTTTTTTTAGTAACAATTTGCAGCCTAAATTGATTCCGGGGATCAGAAAAATATGTTTTGAGCTATTGGATTTGAAAGATGCAGTTGAGAACTTGTGCAGTAATACTCGCACAAAGTATTTGACCTTTTTAAGGTGTGGGAGAAATGACTGGATCTCTCCTTGAAGACAGCTATTTTTTGTGGTTGATGTTAGATAGTAAATGCTCATTTTATCTGCCGTTGCATACATTCTAGGTTTCTTATGTGTGCGGGTACTGGATATCAATGCTACCAGAATAACACGGAATGTCATACAAAAATACGGctcaatataattaaaatgaagtgttggatttgtatgtCATTTATGTTTGTTGAAAAAAGTTGCATTGTTATTCAACATCTTAAAGTTACATATTCGTTTAATAATATGAATAGTGGATTATAATATgacttataaaaaaatgattaacaTCACGCTTTCCGCATAAGcttcataaaattattaatattctagtaaaaaaataagattattGAACATCTAAACATTTAAATAAGTTATTCGAATTTTTCTTGCTTACAAATAAGCATAAACAAATTAACATGAAGTTTTTATGAATATTGAAGTGAAAATTTTGGTTATCGATATCTGATTATTGATATGTGATTGAGaattgtaaaatatttaatataaatattttcaaacaAGCGTATAAAATTTacgaatatttaaataaaatattcaaaattttcttATTGACATAAAATATCTATTACATAAAACATTTCGAACAAGCAAataaaaattacgaacatctaaataaaactAGTTATTCGAAATTTAAACAATATGTATTCAAATAATGCAACCTACATATTCAAATCATGTATTCATTATATTCAATTacattttacaaataaaattatgaataagAAATTTATAATGAATTATTCAAAATATTCTGGAAGTTTATTCGAATAATATGTTGATTTGTCATTTATTCAAAGCTTTTACCTAATatgattaatttattcattaataataAACTAGTTATtcaaaatatatacaatataatTTCGAATAATGCATCCTATGTATTCGAATCatgtattaattcaattaaattaCTTTTTACTAATAAACttataaaagaagaaaataataatcaattattcAAATCTGTAGTAGTTTATTCGAATAATAATATgaatatgttaattttattgtaaataatattatttattatttattgtacATTACTTATTCATACATAGGGTgcagttataatgagaaccacacttatcgtgagaacataagaaccattaaaatcaatgcatctgctatataaattaatgcattcgctattaaatttaatgcatccgaaaataataaaatttttgttcccttcaggattcgaacccaggatctgcattcattcaccaagatgatgcatccaccgtagatcttgatgatcgaatggcttaaaatggttctccgttctaattttatttagtggttcttatttgaacctctcccttcatatatatatatatatatatatatatatatatatatgatggaacGGTAATATACAGTTTTTATAAGAATACAGAATctgtttctctcttctttctctccttctcttCTCTCCCTGAATCTTCCATTCTTACTTTTGAATTGCTTGCTCAAGAAGATATTacaacacgttatcagcacgagtcTCTAACCAATTGAGTGAACACGGAGATAGACCATAAGAAAAAATCGTGTTTTTCTTGCAaggtaatttattttttttgtttatggaCCAACAATTCGACTTTATGCGAAAGTTTGAAGAATTCGACTTTTAATCTGATTGTGTGTAATtgttttggtaaaaaaaaaaaattcggaaTGAGTGCGCTTTATtcgtggatttttttttttattgttcaaACCTTGTGAGCAGAAGTATTACCACGAATCCACGCAAGAAGTTTGATCTGGGATTAAAAATATGTGTGCTGCTTCGATTAAAAAACATAGTGAATGGAGTTTCTGAAGTTAATCAATTACCCTACGTTTTCATCAAACCTTTCTTCTGATACGTTTGGgaattagaaataaaaaaaaatgaaatgaatagATTTCTATGTGTAATGTGCTTTTTAAATTGCAGAAACTTTATTTTTACTCGCAATCAATTATCAACTTCAGTTCCTTATAATAGTCAGATTGGATAGTCTCTTAATTAATGGATTGACTTCTGATAGTAAATTGAATGTTGGAATTCgttttttaattgttaattgttaaatatatatatatttaatttaatgtgtTGGGATAGACGTattaatttcttaaggatcttctccctacggGATAGATATTATTACGTCTTAAGGATCGTCTCCCAACTATAATATTTATTGTTTGTTATTTATTAAATGAATTGGTTGAAAAATAATTGTGTATAATTGTTTATTTAtagtttgttattttcattatttgttATAGTTTGAATATGTCTGATATCAACAAAAGAGAATTCACCGAGCTTGCTCTTGATGGTGGTAACTATTTGACTTGGGCTTTGGATGTTGAAATATACCTCGCCTCATGTGATCTGAGCGACGCTATAGTTCCAGATTCTTCATGTAGCTCCGCCCAGAAGGCGAAAGCTTTGATTTTCTTGCGTCATCATCTGAATAAGGACTTAAAAAATGAGTACCTTACTGAAAAGGATCCTGCTGTCCTATGGCAATCCCTGAAGGATCgctttgatcaacaaaaggccATTATTCTCCCTCAGGCGCAATATGATTGGCTGAATTTACGCTTTCAGGATTTCAAGTCCGTGATTGAGTACAATTCTACCTTACATCGTATTGTGTCACAGCTGAAACTCTGTAAGCAAGAAGTTACAGAGATTGATTTGATAGAGAAGACTCTATCTACTTTTCATGCCAGTAACCTTGTACTCCAGCAGCAGTACAGGGCCAAGAATTATACTAGGCATTCTGAACTCATTTCTGCTTTACTTGTAGCAGAGAAACATAATCAGCTTTTGATGAGAAACCACAATGCAAGACCAGTTGGTTCACAAGCAGTGCCTGAAGCACATGCTACCACTTATACAGGTGGTCGAGGGAGAGGCCGAGGAAAAGCAAATTGGTCCCAACGTGGTGGACGAGGTTGGTCCCATAGAGGAGGTCGAGGTCGAGGTAGAGGTCGAAGTCGTGGATACAATCATATTGCTAGATTCCAAAGTCATGGAAAAGGATCTCATAAGACATCGCATCCACAAGAAGCAAGTACATCTCAGCAAACTCCAGAAATACAACAAACTTGTTACAGGTGTGGGTGCGATGGTCATTGGAGTCGTACATGTCGCACCGCCAAGCACCTCGTTGAAGCATATCAAATGTTGCAAAAGAACAAGAAAGGCAAGAAAATTCGAAGTGAAATACATCATGCCAGTTTGCCTGAAGCAAATTTGGAGTTtaatgccgatgatgatgatttaaTGCAACTTGATCTTGAAGATTATGGAGATCAAAAGTAATTTGATTTGTTGAACTATTCAGACATTttaggattttatttttggttcaTGTTTTATTTGCAAACTGTTAGtaatttagtttatttttgtgacatatttgctatatttatttactattttcttgatttatattttacttCTTTGATTTTAGAATGTCAAACACAAACTTGCAACTCATGGAGAATGAAAGTACATTGTGTCTAGTGGATAGTGCCACAACACATACTATACTTACTGATAGAAAATATTTCCAAACTCTTACTGAAAAAAGGGGGAGCGTCACTACAATTGCAAATGACAATATCCTTATTGTCGGCTCTGGAAGAGCTTCTCTAATACTCCCTATGGGTACAGAATTAATTATCAATGATGCACTTTTGTATCCACAATCAAAACGTACCCTTCTTAGTTTTAAAGACATCCGACTAAACGGTTTTCACATTGAAACTGAAACCGATAACAATAGTGAATTTCTTCTCATCACTCAAAATGTTGGATGTAGGAAACAAATTCTTGAGAAGTTCCCTTCTTTCTCCTCTGGGTTGTATTATACTCATATTAAATCTAACAATCATGTTGCGTTAAGCATAAAATTTAAAGACCCAAAATCTTTTATATTATGGCATGAACGATTGGGTCATCCTGGGCAAAATATGATACGTCGGATTATTAATAATGCTATTGGGCACAATATACAAACAAAAGATCtatcattttcaaatgattTTGTTTGTGAAGCATGTGCAAAAGGTAAGCTTATAGTACGACCTTCTCGTACCAAAGTTAAATTAGAATCTCCTTCTTTTCTTGAACGAATTCAAGGAGATATATGTGGACCAATTCACCCGGCTTCTGGACCATTTCAATATTTTATGGTCCTGATTGATGCTTCTACTCGATGGACTTATGTATGCTTATTATCTACTCGCAATAAAGCATTTGCAAAGCTTATTGCCAAAATAATcgaattaagagctcaatttcCTGATTACCCAATAAAGTCCATTCGAATGGACAACGCCGGTGAATTCACATCAAAATCTTTTGATGAATATTGTATGTCATTGGGTATTAAAGTGGAGCATCCTGTTCCATATGTCCACACACAAAATGGTCTAGCTGAATCCTTA
It contains:
- the LOC130993605 gene encoding uncharacterized protein LOC130993605, whose amino-acid sequence is MSDINKREFTELALDGGNYLTWALDVEIYLASCDLSDAIVPDSSCSSAQKAKALIFLRHHLNKDLKNEYLTEKDPAVLWQSLKDRFDQQKAIILPQAQYDWLNLRFQDFKSVIEYNSTLHRIVSQLKLCKQEVTEIDLIEKTLSTFHASNLVLQQQYRAKNYTRHSELISALLVAEKHNQLLMRNHNARPVGSQAVPEAHATTYTGGRGRGRGKANWSQRGGRGWSHRGGRGRGRGRSRGYNHIARFQSHGKGSHKTSHPQEASTSQQTPEIQQTCYRCGCDGHWSRTCRTAKHLVEAYQMLQKNKKGKKIRSEIHHASLPEANLEFNADDDDLMQLDLEDYGDQK